Sequence from the Phragmites australis chromosome 11, lpPhrAust1.1, whole genome shotgun sequence genome:
ACCATTGCTTGTGAAGCTGAAGCAAGAGAACCATCATACCTATGCATTAAGATACTTGTGTAAattaaatagatttttttttggaagaacGCAGTTTAATATTAacaatatgttaagaaaaatatgATAACCGATCTCCATGAAACAAAAGTAGAAAAAGAAGGTACATACATAGAGACTAACAAGTAAGCTCCAATCTGCATAACAATAACTCCTTCACCTCCTGGCTTTGTGGTGTTAACGCAACGAGCACAAAACCAGTGTTCGTGGATTGAGGTGACCAAATCTACAAATCATAACTTTCAATCACAACTTGCTGGCCGTAACACCATGATATTATTCGTTTCCCAACTTTTCTAAAAGCAGTAAAATTCAGTATGTGAGACACTCACATTGGTTTGGCCCGATAGAGAAGAATTCGGTCTGCAGATTACCCCGGATAACAAAGTCCAGAAACGGTTGCATATCAACAGCTGTAACTTGTGTTCCCTCTTGCTCTGCTCTGGATAGAGTGAAAAAAAGGGCCGTAAATTTTCAGCTAGATGAACTTCAGCATTCAAGGATCATAACAAACAGTATATTTCATTTCTTTCGCAACAAAGGTATGGCATTGAGGTCTCCTTCAAATATCGGATTCGTTCATAGCACCGACTCGACATCAAACAAAATAATCCTAAATTTAGTTACAGAAGATTTTATCCAAATTCTATGTTGAATCTTCCCAAGTAAATATATGACCATTAGGAACATctacaacaataaaaaaatatcttatCGTTCGTAGCTTTTCGGGACAAGATTAAAAATGATGCAAGCATAAAGCCTATTGATATCTAACTATTCGAGAATTGAAATACCTATCCGTATCCACCAATCCAACCGCCTGTCATAGATACTACATTTCCAACAACTCGCTACTGAAAACAACAGAGTAAAAGTAACGACTGTATCGTATTGGTAGGCAGACCACGAAAATggtcaaaaataataataatatcgGAGAATGGGAAAAGACTCACACAACGGGGAGGAGCCGAGATGGCCCGGACGGGTCGAAGTTGAGCAGAAGCGCCGCTTTCAGCGGCTTCCCTGCGAGATCACGGCGGTCCgttagaggggggggggggagagctCCAAGAAGCGCagagggaagggagaggagagaccGGAGGGGCCGACGTGCTTCGCGGTCCACTTCTCCCATGCTCGGCGCGCCCACGACCAGTCCGCCGCCATGGGGTCTGTATCGCCTGTGGCTGCGGGGAGGGTGGGGGAGGGGTGGGGGAAGGTGGCGtaggcggcgccggcggggtAGTCCCGGTGTCCGGGTCGTGGGTTTTGGACTTGGGGCCCCTTGGGCCGTTTTGTTGTGCTGATATATCTCGCCCCGCTAGCCAGAAACCCTATTCTATGCGCGCGCGTGAGCGCGCTCGCTCGCGCACGAGGCGGGGGTCCAGGTACTACTGTCCCCGTGATGGCCCACGAGCGAGCCGGCCACACCAGCACGTGACGGCCCACGACAGCCCATAGCAGTTCAAATTGTGTGTAATTTTTTCCTCAAAGGTTTTGGGCTAAATTTTTTCCAaaaacttttttctcaaaagtttaagctaaactttttctcaaaagttttggTAGaagttttttataaaaatttccGAAATAGAAAGTCATAGaggaatttttttccaaaatagaAAAGGCGAAGTCTAGTCGGAAAAGTGTGTGAGGAGTCAACTCGTGCGCGTGAGAATTAGCTACCCCCCACCCCCGGCTAGCCCCTATTTGGCACGCCTTATCTCCCAACTGTCTGCATCCCAAGGGAGGCACAAATCGCCTTGCCAGAGCAGCAACGGCTTTACCTAACGGCTGTTGTGTTTTGGTTTCTTATACCCTCCTGACATTGCCGTTGTACctttgattattttttagaCTTAATAGAGTTCTGCTCCGtaaaaaaagattatttttgaaaattaataaAGTTCTACGTGGtctcaaaaaagaagaaaactacATCTctaagggtttgtttgtttcaacttcgaatcgtggctttcagcttttacaatccgaagctaaaataaacagaCAACTTttagttatagctttttaaaatctgttgGTTGTATTATGAGAATCTGAGAAACTAGTTTTTCTcagtttttgatagattgtgaaagtccattttactaaactgtccatcaaaattttttagaatctacaatctaaaGGTTTTTCATAattcagctttttacaatccaacttttcacaatccaatttctataaactattttttaaaatctctagctgaaacaaacaggtgCTAAATCTAGACGAAGCCTTCCAAACACTTCAACTGTGGTGGATAAGGCCCTTGCATAATTTTTTGGAGCAGCTAAAAAAGTTTCCTTGAGAGCTTACGTTACCGTACCACCACCCAAAAATCCATATACGCGCGTGTCCGTGCGCCCGTCACTAGCTCACCACGAGTGGGCCCGCAGCAAACAACGCTTCCACGTGGTCGTTTGGTCGCTCCCTGTTTTTACGCGTTTgccttataaaaaattattttcagaaaCAGACGGTAACATGTTTTTACAAACTTTAACGTATTTGCTCgtgataaaaatatatgaaaataaacGATCTTTATAGGCATAAAAGGGATAGTATGTAATGATCTATTATCATAAGCGGTTCACTTAAGATATCACCTGTGAAAATAAGTTTTCACAAGCGATTCGCTATAGTCCCCGAAttgatattttcttttgaaaaaagcAACTTTTTTTGACGGACCAAGCACCCCCACGACTGCGACATCCTAAGTCACAAGTCATAAGTTTTTCGAACAAAATACATGCACGTGCAATTCTTGACACTcaaactcaaaacctcttagCTCGTACGAACTCTCCTTACCATCGCACCATAGAACTACTACTGATCATAATAGCATATACATTCCTTTTAATATCTTCTATCTGAATcctcaaatgattatttgagcatctaaatgattttaaattaaaaagtttcagctataaaattgtagatctcatcaagagctacaatttttatataaaatttatcctcatccgattttgtacgaaaaagttataaattttttaagataaactttttcatttgaagttatttagatatcgaaataattatttgaaattttaaaCATAAGATATCGATCAAAAGTAGTAtatatgctattgttaccacTAGTATTTCTATAAGCAAGCCTGGTTGTTAGTAGTAGAGATCTTTAATCttctttttattgatttttttggaGATGTGAGAGTTGataatattctttttttctatttgttcTTGAGTTTACTTGTATTAATAGGATTTACGATAACAATAACATATAAAACTTTAACTGATTATTTGGACacctaaataacttcaaataaaaaaaaatttaactacatagttgtagatcttgttgtgggttataattttcatataaagtttgtccccatccaaattagtatgaaaaaattataaagtttTTAAGATAGCCtcttatctatttttagaggtAGTTTCTTACGTGAACCGTCTTTAAAAATGACTCtttatttctacaggtggttcacataagaatcTACATCTAAAAATAACAATTATCACAGGTGATATGAACCACCTGTGCTAATCATCTTATTTTTAGAGATGGTTCACATAAATAACCGTCTCTGAAAATAACCATTTTCACATACTGTTCCTTACGTGAACCGTCTATGGTAATAGTACGATTACTACAGACAATTTACGTAAAGAATCACCTATAAAATGACATTTACACAGACGACTTCTTCTATCATTTTATCTCTAAAAATTGCTCAAGAGGTTTGCCATATAATTCGCATGTGAAAAGATATCCGGAATGTTTTAAacaatactccctccgtttcgcaatattTGTCCATGGCCTcggagtatctgtctcaaattattTATCCATTGCGGTAACCAAGGATACTTTATGGTTCATTTTACTGCTATACCCTTGAGTGCATACATGTATTTATTCCAACGCTGGTGAGTTAATGGCTCTCATCCTTacattgattaggggtagcataGTTATCTCAgtgtattttttcactcgatttcagtattccTTGGTTTGTACGTAACGATGGGTgtggacaaacattgcgaaacggacTTGGTGAAGTTTGGGAAACTGCTCACATGTGGTCCCACTCCCACGTGCCTCTTTTTGACCATCACACATGCGGTGTGAAACTATAAATGATGGTAAATAATCAACATGAAGCTTGGTAAAAATAAGCTAGTATCATCAGAGGCAGCTTCAGTGGTTAGAGctactatctttttttttcttctttaccCAAAAATTTAGGTGAAAattattctaatttattttgcaaatttttattgatgttttcagaaagaaaaaaaggaagctTAGTGAAAGCAAAGCTCTATCTCATTcgctctctccctttcttctttttccccAGTATTAGGTGTAAATTTAGCGCACCgtttctagaaaaaatatttgtgaaaaaAGTTTAGTGTAATATCTTCGTAAAAGAATTTATGAAAAAGTTTTCGTGCAATGTTTTCGAAAAAGATTTGTGACAAAATTGTTTTGCAAAGTTTACAACAAAAGTACTAAAACTTTGTACACAAAAGTTTTAATACTTTTGCTATAAATTTTTGTTTAAACTTGTTCCGTAGAGTTATACACGAAAGTTGTTCacaatatcttttttttacGTTAAGAACCTAAGTTTTAGATAAACTTTTAATAGAAACTTTTTGTTTACTTAATATTGTTGGCTAAAAGTTTTCTACTGTACAAGAATTGAATGGAGGTCCTTCTTCGTGCCGCTACGGAGGTCCTTCTTTGCGCTGCGATGGCCGTTGGTCCTGTGGCTCCTTGATTGGGTTGGGGTTTGCTACACTTGGCCTTGGTGGAGACCAAGTATTTCGACAAGGTTTGCTAGCTTTTGTTGTTGTGTCCCTGCATTAAGTTCGACTGTTGCGCATTGGGATGAGCGTGGCCGTGTGGATTCAGAGCTATTGCGTTGACGGGGTATGATAGGGCTCGATAACAATGACACAAGGTTGTGCTCACTCTTACAGGCTCAGTAGATCGCGGTGGGGACATGAAGAGAACAAGACAACAGTTGTGGTCTATGTGTGGAAGTTAGAGCTGTTGCGCCATAGTGTCAGTTCCATAAAGTTGTTTGTTGGGTCAATCATGATCCAAAAGTTGTCCGATTGTTCTTGTTTGGGTTTTTCATTGGTTTATCTTCAAATAAACCGCACACTTGTGAGTTTTTTGGCCTAGTTTCCCTAATAAACTAGATCAATTCTTTTCTTCTATGAAAAAATCGGTAATATTCTTATtgtcctttaaaaaaaattgaatgatCTTTTTTTGCCAAATTATTCTAAAAAGTTATTCATGAAAGTTTTATAGATATAacttttttacaaaactactcACAAAGTTTGTTCACATAACTTCTCGTTGGCTAaaatttttcttctatttttttcgaAAATGTTTATAATATAACTTTTTAATCTTAGTTTTCATAGcattagttttatttttttttcaagtattACATTACTTTTCGTATTGTTTTACAGGTTTTCAGTTCACAAGATATTTTCAACATTCTTACAAGTGTGTGAGATAATTTTGCTTATTTTTGTACTCATATAAAGGGAAAAGGAGATGCGCACAGAGACGCAACTATTTAGTATTCTCTCTGATtataaatataggtcgtttta
This genomic interval carries:
- the LOC133885178 gene encoding uncharacterized protein LOC133885178, with translation MAADWSWARRAWEKWTAKHVGPSGKPLKAALLLNFDPSGPSRLLPVVAEQEGTQVTAVDMQPFLDFVIRGNLQTEFFSIGPNQYLVTSIHEHWFCARCVNTTKPGGEGVIVMQIGAYLLVSMYDGSLASASQAMVAVDQFAWHFNRRTH